TAGATGAAGTTTTTTTTGGTATCCTTTCGAGTGAGAGATCCATATCGTTGAATATAGTGGCTCCATTGGATGCACCTATTGATGCTCCGTTTGATATGCCACGTGACATAGATGAAGCGAAAGAGCCCATTGCGCCATCAAAATCCATATACACATTCTCCCTAAATATTGTTTAATAATCAAAACAGAGTCTGCATTTTGGCAGCTCTATACTTAAGCAAGCTTCATTGTAACACAAAATTAAAAATTAGTTGCTGCTGGTTGCTTGTAGAGCTTTCTATTATGTCAGAATGCGTATTTCACAAGTGTTATGATGCAGCACTAAAATAGCTGTATAATTTAGATTTTACAGTATAGCTCTGCAATAATCGATAAATATAACTCTTTTTTAAAATCTATTATGCTATCTATTAATAAGTCCTGAGTGACCCATTGCCAACTCTTGAATTCTTGATTTGCTGTATCAACTTTAATGTCAGAGTCATTAGCTAAGAAACGCATTAGAAACCATTTTTGAATTTGTCCTATATACATTCCATCCCAGAGTTCATTAATCATTTCCTTTGGTAGATCATACTTAAGCCATTGTTTGCTTTCCGCTATCAGTTCGACACTTTCTTTTGGTACCATGACTTCTTCATATAGTTCTCGAAATGCGGCTTGTAGAGGTGCTTCTCCTTCATGCATGCCGCCTTGTGGCATTTGCCATGCTGGGATTTCACAATCTATACGTTGTCCCGCAAGTATTAGACCATTTTTATTAACAAGCATTATTCCTACGCCTTTTCTATAGCTAGAATTTGTTGCCGCCATTTTTTATCTCCTACACATATAAAAATGAATAAAATAATTTAATTTCAATTCATAATGCGTTTGTTTATAAATAACAAACATGAGTTTTTACGCAAGTTTTAGTTAAGTTTATGGCAAAATAATGCTTAAAATGTATACATAAAAAGCATTATTTCTCTTTCTTTAGATTTGGCTTTGCGGTGTTGAATACTAGATTAGTGTATACAAAAAAGGCAATGAAGCGGCATACTCGTCATATTTTTTGAAATCAGCGTCTTACAAAAAGCTTCTTATGTATTTTTGTATATGCCTTTGTTAACCAAGCCACTTGCGTAGACCTTTTTGGCCTGATTTTTAAGTATTACTTCGTTAATTTCTTTGTAAATAATGTACTCTAAAAATTTAGCTCTTAAAAATCTTTGTTTAGTGCGCTTATGCATGCAGTGCGATACGTGCACTTCCATTCTGGCTTGCTCTTTTTTAAGTTTAACTTCGTTTATCAGCAGTACATGAGTCTTGCGAAGCAGCAACTTTCTACTGCATATATGTTTTAGATCGAAGGCCTATTAAACATGTTCATTATGCTTACGTAAAAACGTTAAGGATTTTGACAGAATGCTAAGTAATAAGCAACACATATATGTGAGGCATTATTTCTCCTTGAGTGGTATATAGGTTTTGCGCTCATAAGAGTGGTATTTTGTGTAATAGAGTGGTGGATATTTGACGCAAATGCAGCTTGTCAAGCATATTTGATTTGTCAGTAGAATAAAAAAATGTAAAATGAGTGTTGACTATTTGTGTGTAATCCTCTATAACCTGTTTCTGTTGATGACTTGTTGTCTTTGAAATTGTGAATGTAAACCAAATGAAAAAATAATGATAACCGTATCAATAAAGCTGAATTACAAATTTAGTTCTGTAAGCAATAAAAGCAG
This region of Candidatus Lariskella endosymbiont of Epinotia ramella genomic DNA includes:
- a CDS encoding RNA pyrophosphohydrolase, whose amino-acid sequence is MAATNSSYRKGVGIMLVNKNGLILAGQRIDCEIPAWQMPQGGMHEGEAPLQAAFRELYEEVMVPKESVELIAESKQWLKYDLPKEMINELWDGMYIGQIQKWFLMRFLANDSDIKVDTANQEFKSWQWVTQDLLIDSIIDFKKELYLSIIAELYCKI